A stretch of Arachis hypogaea cultivar Tifrunner chromosome 15, arahy.Tifrunner.gnm2.J5K5, whole genome shotgun sequence DNA encodes these proteins:
- the LOC112749323 gene encoding TMV resistance protein N-like: protein MDNRSWRYDVFLSFRGKDIRRHFICHLYEALHRKGIRTFRDDEELNRGEDITRSLDKAIQQSRIAIPVFSSNYATSSFCLDELVMIMNCSKKKGHKVLPVFYEVDPFHVRRQRGTFGEALAKHEERFKNMERLETWKCALEQAANLSGEHFTFRGETEHEFIGKIVNTVSKWVCETHLHVADHLVGLESQVLRVKSLLDIESDDAVHMVGIYGIGGIGKTTLARAVYNSIKDSFEDACFLGNVRENSATHDHGHLIRILLNTLGDKTEFLLGDVNELVSVLKRRLCQRKVLLILDDVDKLNQLKVTAGDINWFGSGSRIIITTRNKGLLRSHGVQRLYEVGKLSDTEAICLLRRIALKVDKVDPSYESILHRIVAFACGLPLALEVIGSHLFSKSKETWESALDQYKRIPKKEIYQILKVSFDDLEEDEKDFFLDIACFYNGYSLKNVETLLHIHHGVCPRNGIRVLVDKCLAKIVGQQVTLHDLIQDLGREIVRQESPKEPGKRSRVWHCDDSQDILVENKGSGQIEILQAEFPKIKSLLEEWDGGAFKKMDNLKTLIICYSHFVHGPRHLPNSLPNSLRVLIWKGYSSEFLPSDFYPKKLSWLDLSHNWLLPVNLFRMLEKFVKLRVLHLDDSPLLEQIPDMSALPNLEELSFVRCKYLVKIDKSVGLLDKLRILNAEGCINLRSFPPIKLISLEYLNLSHCSSLESFPEVLGEMRNLMELVLHNTPIKVFPFSIRYFTRIRSLLLQNSTTVKLPRSIFVLAELTHLSIKCDGLLVNVQDECEERLSSMVSLNKQEFNFSYCNASDEFLQMSIPWFVNVKVLDISYNNFTILPASIKGCSFLEKLILNHCSSLQEIRGIPPKIETFSARNCTSLKDLDLTLLPACTKECHFLKELFLSGCMNLQEIRGIPQNVEVLDVPSCTTLTFSCRSMTLLNQEEGGEEFWLPVKRPKILEWLNHYCWGSSISFWFRNKFPAMFLSVISGDNILFCPELKINNREVHYSFWLEKYNKLILNVSKELIKNKDKMTGVLLKNEWNHVELTYSKVNHGPVIQTGFHLFERSSSMEDIQFTDPLKEEQRVVEREHSQRQFMQQKQMLALVDPYMGQCKVLLSLLPPPEFDNKKNYSNSMASEQLRCSTLVPLPVSQDCLAKAPGESSQAPFDEIQSGKLSGQEIYVKTCSTGLPTTFDKSYINQVPLIQDDTEMEAFYSSLDVRSHVLSCSQDNLSANALSEETREAIKIVKYFISGDASVLLHQQQYSAVRTSLEYLSNLSADDGLSGRVLTLISEASWFLTHWSKDFVEASMKFEYTTSELQKADALEAGLEANKNQFKEAVAMENELHQKLAWIEKGKMGQEEHIKIVEANLSAYESEKNMALKRKRDIFEEGKTLKAQLDKWRGEKVPRLRHEQGLAKAIQAKISAEWSNLGEKFKTIVVD, encoded by the exons ATGGATAATCGGAGTTGGAGGTACGACGTGTTCCTCAGTTTCAGAGGTAAAGATATTCGGCGACATTTCATTTGTCATCTCTACGAAGCTCTTCATAGAAAGGGAATTCGTACCTTCCGTGATGACGAAGAGCTCAACAGAGGCGAAGACATCACACGTTCACTTGACAAGGCGATTCAACAGTCAAGGATTGCCATCCCTGTCTTCTCTTCCAACTATGCAACTTCATCGTTCTGTTTGGATGAACTTGTCATGATCATGAACTGTTCAAAGAAAAAGGGCCACAAGGTTTTGCCGGTGTTTTATGAGGTTGATCCTTTTCATGTGCGACGCCAGAGAGGAACCTTTGGAGAAGCCTTGGCCAAGCACGAGGAGAGGTTCAAAAACATGGAGAGGTTGGAAACTTGGAAGTGCGCTTTAGAGCAAGCAGCCAACTTGTCCGGCGAGCATTTCACATTTAG GGGTGAAACTGAACATGAATTTATTGGGAAGATTGTTAATACAGTATCCAAATGGGTTTGTGAGACTCATTTGCATGTTGCAGATCACCTAGTTGGACTAGAGTCTCAGGTTCTAAGAGTAAAAtcgcttttggatattgaatctGATGATGCAGTCCACATGGTCGGGATTTATGGAATTGGAGGGATAGGCAAAACAACTCTTGCTCGTGCAGTCTATAATTCAATTAAGGACTCATTTGAGGATGCATGTTTCCTTGGTAACGTGAGGGAAAATTCAGCAACACACGACCATGGACATCTCATAAGGATTCTGCTTAATACATTAGGTGATAAAACAGAATTCCTGCTCGGAGATGTCAATGAATTAGTCTCTGTGCTTAAACGTCGGCTGTGCCAAAGAAAGGTTCTTTTGATTCTTGATGATGTTGACAAACTGAACCAGTTAAAGGTCACTGCAGGAGATATTAACTGGTTTGGCTCCGGCAGTAGAATCATCATTACAACTCGAAACAAAGGCTTACTAAGAAGTCATGGGGTTCAAAGACTATATGAAGTGGGGAAGTTGAGTGATACAGAAGCTATTTGTTTGCTTAGAAGGATTGCTCTAAAAGTTGACAAAGTTGATCCAAGTTATGAAAGCATTTTACACCGTATAGTGGCCTTTGCTTGTGGCCTTCCATTGGCTTTGGAGGTGATAGGTTCCCACTTGTTTAGTAAAAGTAAAGAGACATGGGAATCTGCATTGGATCAGTATAAAAGAATTCCTAAGAAAGAGATTTATCAAATACTCAAAGTAAGCTTTGATGATTTGGAAGAAGATGAGAAGGATTTTTTTCTTGACATTGCTTGTTTCTATAATGGATATAGCTTGAAAAATGTTGAAACATTACTCCACATTCATCATGGTGTTTGCCCAAGAAATGGTATCAGGGTTTTGGTTGATAAATGTCTAGCAAAGATTGTTGGTCAGCAAGTAACATTGCATGATTTGATACAGGACTTGGGTAGAGAAATTGTCCGACAAGAATCACCAAAAGAGCCTGGAAAGCGTAGCAGGGTGTGGCACTGTGATGATAGTCAGGATATTTTGGTAGAAAATAAG GGAAGTGGTCAAATTGAAATCTTACAAGCAGAATTTCCTAAAATTAAAAGCTTGCTAGAAGAATGGGATGGTGGGGCATTCAAGAAGATGGATAACCTCAAAACACTGATTATTTGTTATTCTCATTTCGTCCATGGTCCCAGACACCTTCCAAATAGCCTTCCAAACAGCCTAAGAGTATTGATTTGGAAGGGTTATTCTTCAGAGTTTTTGCCTTCTGATTTTTATCCAAAGAaactttcatggttggatttaagCCATAATTGGTTATTGCCTGTCAATTTGTTTAGGATGCTGGAG AAATTCGTCAAGTTGAGAGTTTTGCATCTTGATGACTCTCCATTGCTTGAACAGATACCTGATATGTCTGCTCTCCCAAATTTAGAAGAACTATCATTTGTTCGGTGTAAATATTTAGTTAAGATTGACAAATCAGTTGGGCTGCTGGATAAACTCAGAATCCTGAATGCTGAAGGTTGCATCAATCTCCGGAGTTTTCCTCCCATCAAGTTGATCTCTCTTGAATATCTCAATCTTTCACATTGCTCAAGTCTGGAGAGTTTTCCAGAAGTACTAGGAGAGATGAGAAACTTAATGGAGCTTGTGTTGCATAATACTCCCATAAAAGTGTTTCCATTTTCAATTCGGTATTTTACTCGAATTCGGAGTTTGCTACTGCAGAACTCCACAACTGTTAAATTACCAAGAAGCATTTTTGTGTTGGCAGAACTTACACATTTGAGCATTAAGTGTGATGGGTTGCTGGTAAATGTTCAGGATGAATGCGAAGAGCGTCTGAGCTCGATGGTGTCCTTAAACAAGCAAGAGTTTAACTTCAGTTACTGCAATGCATCAGATGAATTCCTTCAAATGAGTATCCCTTGGTTTGTCAATGTGAAAGTTTTAGATATTTCATACAATAATTTTACAATTCTCCCTGCATCCATCAAGGGGTGTTCCTTTTTAGAGAAACTTATTTTGAATCATTGTAGCAGCCTTCAAGAAATTAGAGGGATTCCACCAAAGATAGAAACATTCTCTGCAAGAAATTGCACTTCCTTGAAAGATTTGGACCTCACACTTCTTCCTGCATGCACCAAAGAATGTCACTTTTTAAAGGAACTCTTTTTGTCAGGTTGCATGAATCTTCAGGAAATAAGAGGGATTCCACAGAATGTAGAAGTTTTGGATGTACCAAGCTGCACAACTTTGACTTTCTCATGTAGAAGCATGACATTGCTGAATCAG GAGGAGGGTGGAGAGGAGTTTTGGTTGCCAGTGAAAAGGCCAAAGATTCTAGAGTGGCTCAACCACTATTGCTGGGGATCTTCAATTTCCTTCTGGTTTCGTAACAAGTTCCCTGCCATGTTTCTCTCTGTCATAAGTGGAGACAATATACTATTTTGCCCAGAATTGAAGATCAACAACCGCGAAGTGCATTACAGTTTTTGGCtggaaaaatacaataaattaattCTGAATGTgagtaaagagttaataaaaaacaAAGATAAGATGACTGGTGTACTTCTAAAAAATGAATGGAATCATGTGGAGTTGACATATTCTAAGGTCAATCATGGGCCTGTCATTCAAACTGGATTCCATTTATTTGAAAGAAGTAGTAGCATGGAGGATATTCAATTCACTGATCCACTGAAAGAAGAGCAGAGAGTGGTGGAAAGGGAACATTCTCAGAGACAATTTATGCAGCAGAAACAAATGTTGGCTTTAGTCGATCCGTATATGGGACAATGCAAAGTTTTGCTTTCATTGCTTCCGCCTCCAGAATTCGACAATAAAAAGAATTACTCAAACTCAATGGCTTCAGAGCAGTTAAGATGCTCCACTCTTGTCCCACTCCCAG TATCCCAGGATTGTCTAGCAAAGGCTCCAGGAGAATCATCTCAAGCCCCTTTTGATGAGATTCAAAGTGGAAAACTTAGTGGACAAGAAATATACGTGAAAACCTGTTCCACTGGATTGCCAACAACATTTGACAAGTCTTACATAAATCAAGTTCCTCTAATTCAAGATGATACAGAAATGGAAGCATTTTATTCTTCTCTTGATGTTAGGAGCCATGTTCTTTCATGTTCCCAAGATAATTTGTCCGCTAATGCTCTAAGCGAAGAGACCAGGGAAgcaataaaaatagtaaaatacttCATCTCCGGCGATGCTTCGGTTCTGTTGCATCAACAACAGTACAGTGCAGTGAGAACTAGCTTAGAGTACCTTTCCAATTTGTCTGCAGATGATGGCCTATCAGGACGAGTGCTAACTTTGATATCagaagcttcatggttcttgaCCCATTGGAGTAAGGATTTCGTAGAAGCAAGCATGAAATTTGAGTACACGACATCCGAGCTGCAGAAAGCTGATGCATTGGAAGCAGGTCTAGAAGCTAACAAGAATCAGTTCAAAGAAGCTGTAGCCATGGAAAATGAGCTGCACCAAAAGTTAGCTTGGATTGAAAAAGGTAAAATGGGACAAGAAGAGCATATCAAAATTGTTGAAGCCAACTTATCTGCTTATGAATCAGAAAAGAATATGGCCCTGAAGAGGAAGAGAGATATCTTTGAAGAAGGGAAGACACTTAAAGCTCAACTAGACAAGTGGAGGGGTGAAAAAGTGCCACGTTTGAGGCACGAGCAGGGTCTAGCAAAGGCTATTCAAGCAAAAATCTCAGCTGAATGGTCAAATCTTGGAGAAAAATTTAAGACCATTGTTGTGGACTGA
- the LOC140179563 gene encoding uncharacterized protein, with translation MRGSGSHVAGSSNRSSSTENWRRSTTRSRHGRVPDWCGCGCRPVLRWSGTESHPNKPFFGCPNYNTSGKTWCGLFVWADSVQEELSEGAVAGDDDGDRKMNFAWRMGKMEADIRNLKFITHVLGFGFLVIVVFVGLVLLKG, from the exons ATGAGAGGAAGTGGGAGCCATGTTGCAGGAAGTTCCAACCGGTCATCGTCGACGGAGAACTGGAGAAGAAGCACGACGCGAAGTAGGCATGGACGGGTTCCAGACTGGTGCGGCTGTGGTTGTCGCCCGGTGCTAAGGTGGTCTGGGACGGAGTCGCATCCTAACAAGCCCTTCTTTGGTTGCCCCAACTATAAT ACAAGTGGAAAAACATGGTGTGGGTTATTCGTCTGGGCTGATTCTGTGCAAGAGGAGTTGTCTGAAGGAGCTGTTGCAGGAGATGATGATGGTGACAGGAAGATGAACTTTGCATGGCGGATGGGCAAGATGGAGGCAGACATTAGGAATCTGAAATTCATAACTCATGTTCTTGGATTTGGGTTCTTAGTAATTGTTGTTTTTGTAGGATTGGTGCTATTAAAGGGTTGA
- the LOC140172956 gene encoding uncharacterized protein, protein MRFRKNDGKRVRAVCKVKDCKWVVYASRDHEDSCWQVKTFFNDHTCPREDKNRAANRNWVAGKLVKKLRKYPNFRNCEATTYFKTKYDLSLNRNSISRALCDARNIVYGDAKEQYAMLRDYGETLLKTNPGSTVQICTKPQPSGEVIFERMYVCLSGCKSGFKAGCRPLIGLDGAFLKTVFGGQILSAVGQDANHHVYVIAWAVLEVENFENWKWFLELLHEDLGDYKTHGWNFISDMQKVLLW, encoded by the exons ATGAGGTTTAGGAAGAACGATGGTAAAAGGGTGAGGGCAGTATGTAAAGTGAAGGATTGCAAGTGGGTTGTATACGCATCAAGGGACCACGAAGACAGTTGCTGGCAAGTTAAGACTTTCTTCAATGACCACACTTGTCCACGAGAGGATAAAAACAGGGCAgcaaatagaaattgggttgcagGTAAGTTAGTAAAAAAACTAAGAAAATATCCCAATTTCAGGAACTGTGAGGCTACAACATATTTCAAGACGAAATATGACTTGTCGCTCAATAGGAACTCTATATCACGGGCACTGTGTGATGCTAGAAATATAGTCTATGGGGATGCCAAGGAGCAATATGCTATGCTTAGGGACTATGGTGAAACACTATTGAAAACAAACCCAGGATCAACTGTTCAGATATGCACAAAGCCACAGCCTAGTGGTGAGGTCATATTTGAGAGGATGTATGTCTGCTTGAGTGGCTGCAAGTCAGGTTTCAAGGCTGGCTGTCGTCCGTTAATTGGACTTGATGGGGCTTTTCTAAAAACTGTTTTCGGGGGGCAAATTCTATCGGCTGTTGGACAAGATGCTAATCATCATGTCTATGTCATTGCCTGGGCAGTTTTGGAAGTGGAGAACTTTGAGAATTGGAAGTGGTTTCTAGAGTTGCTACATGAGGATCTTGGAGACTACAAGACCCATGGGTGGAACTTCATCTCTGATATGCAAAAG GTACTACTATGGTGA
- the LOC112749324 gene encoding uncharacterized protein, giving the protein MNAELLDIMFHHGGNFERGKDGRWTYTPDNRHCLGDLDVDRLDVFYLRNYFKELGYETMKEVWWQVPGMSLEVGLRRLDCDNELRELCNHGGKNNGVVDVYIEHGISEPEIVQGEDVVVHVDDEVRDLGEQAKSNARMVKDPPVKPTTEKDPPRSLSMVTYKPQAKEALLKKSNVNSNMESQPKPKSKCKPKTVPKPKPMPRQNNVTRTRRYCLRSVGKGISKAKKNASDHVLLSSDSDSHDSYESAEDEAYKPQEPDDSSDESGIGYTVPSQKKKVKKPNARKKVQAESAKEKGKAKVCVDDDGFVEDVSDEDVDIGFVGGGIKGDNHDAFNPGSESDGGNSWHSLEMKTPPNSEDELVGEESSEEKSR; this is encoded by the exons ATGAACGCCGAATTGTTAGACATAATGTTTCATCATGGGGGAAATTTTGAGAGGGGGAAGGATGGGAGATGGACATACACACCTGACAATAGGCATTGTTTGGGTGATCTGGATGTGGACAGGTTAGATGTATTCTACCTGAGAAATTACTTCAAAGAGCTAGGCTATGAGACCATGAAGGAGGTTTGGTGGCAGGTCCCTGGGATGAGCCTGGAAGTAGGTTTGAGGCGTTTAGACTGTGATAATGAGTTGAGAGAGCTGTGTAATCATGGTGGAAAGAACAATGGGGTAGTGGATGTCTACATTGAACATGGCATTTCAGAACCTGAAATAGTACAAGGAGAGGATGTTGTTGTGCATGTTGATGACGAGGTGAGggatcttggagagcaagccaagtcAAATGCCAGGATGGTGAAAGACCCCCCTGTCAAACCTACCACCGAGAAGGACCCTCCTAGGAGTTTAAGCATGGTAACATACAAGCCCCAAGCTAAAGAGGCGTTACTGAAGAAGAGCAATGTGAATTCTAACATGGAGTCCCAGCCTAAGCCTAAGTCAAAGTGTAAGCCTAAGACAGTTCCCAAACCCAAACCCATGCCCAGACAGAACAATGTAACTAGGACTAGGAGATATTGTCTAAGGTCTGTAGGGAAAGGTATTTCAAAAgcaaagaaaaatgctagtgatcATGTTCTTTTATCCTCTGACTCAGACTCTCATGACAGCTACGAGAGTGCTGAGGACGAGGCCTATAAGCCACAAGAGCCGGATGATAGCTCAGATGAATCGGGCATTGGATATACTGTTCCTTCACAGAAAAAGAAAGTCAAGAAACCCAATGCAAGGAAGAAGGTCCAGGCTGAGAGTGCAAAGGAAAAAGGGAAGGCCAAGGTCTGTGTTGATGATGATGGATTTGTGGAAGACGTTTCTGATGAAGATGTGGACATTGGATTTGTGGGGGGAGGTATAAAGGGGGATAACCATGATGCTTTTAATCCGGGGTCAGAATCGGATGGTGGCAATTCGTGGCACTCTTTGGAGATGAAAACACCACCTAATTCAGAGGATGAGCTGGTTggagaagaaagttcagaggag AAGTCGAGATGA
- the LOC112749325 gene encoding probable RNA methyltransferase At5g51130 produces MAAKEGDIGLHQVPFQDSSESENDSDADIEIESEKEEEKNQKKNESPSPLSRRQYGNFRGYYEHRNEEGPEEDPRLELLRKEWFEDKECLDIGCNDGTLTISIAKMFRCRSILAIDIDPGIKLVEQANLNLRDSYLLMQMGGSSENNSDAAASPEKEVTPSEPSSLEKRNLLEVVTFKQENFVESQHPELYDTVAKKNYNEIEIRPKDFQKILLNKIGFRTVEHINSGWVDAKHRRFNRPVLVFKK; encoded by the exons ATGGCAGCAAAAGAAGGAGACATTGGCCTGCATCAGGTTCCGTTTCAGGATTCATCAGAAAGTGAAAATGACAGTGATGCTGATATCGAAATTGAAAGcgaaaaggaagaggaaaagaatcagaagaagaatgaATCACCCTCACCCCTTAGTCGTAGGCAATATGGCAATTTCAGAGGATACTATGAACATCGA AATGAAGAGGGTCCTGAAGAAGATCCACGTTTGGAACTCTTGAGGAAGGAATGGTTTGAAGACAAGGAGTGTCTTGATATTGGTTGCAACGATGGGACATTAACCATTTCCATTG CGAAAATGTTCCGGTGCCGGAGCATTCTTGCAATTGACATTGATCCTGGTATca AACTTGTTGAGCAAGCAAATTTAAATTTGAGAGATTCTTATTTGCTAATGCAAATGGGAGGATCCTCTGAGAATAATTCGGATGCTGCTGCTTCGCCGGAGAAGGAAGTGACGCCATCGGAACCTTCTTCATTGGAGAAAAGAAATCTGCTTGAAGTGGTTACATTCAAACAAGAGAATTTTGTGGAGAGCCAGCATCCAGAACTTTATGATACT GTTGCTAAGAAGAATTATAATGAGATTGAAATTCGTCCTAAAGATTTCCAGAAAATATTATTGAATAAG ATTGGATTTAGAACGGTAGAACACATCAATTCAGGTTGGGTAGATGCAAAACATCGTCGTTTCAATAGACCCGTTTTGGTTTTCAAGAAATGA